Proteins encoded within one genomic window of Lactococcus garvieae:
- a CDS encoding penicillin-binding transpeptidase domain-containing protein, with product MKTIFRIITLPFRRISKKAKKSHQRPEQNRKRVGKSLFVVAIALFAIFIFRFVWIITVNQIGGVNISEMAKTNYLNTTTVYAKRGTIYDRNGIPLAVDASDYTVYAVLDETQVDNNNNKLYVDKSDFGKVTDFLNKELGIDKTLIEQQLNSGKSQVQFGSAGTKIPLEKMEQMKKDAENAGLVGIGFTPNLTRSYPEPNYASQFIGIAQLKTPGDSGSGLVGINGLEASFNNILSGTNGEETYEKDRYGRPLPGTTTVSKQVRNGQDLYTTLDARLQSNLETLMDTAVKNSGGQQLSATLMDAHTGDILATTQRPTFTAKNFNDKATREQPHFTENSMLYQSQFEPGSVMKTFLMASALDSNKVDLNSSYFRRVNLYDVVINDWDVNESEDSTFKLPSTVTYAQGFMMSSNTGMSRIVQNMGKDLWDSYLRRFKFGVPTRIGMGGEQFGSLPDDNAVSQVQSSFGQGISTTQIQLLRGWTSFGNKGEMLEPHVVSKIVDKDKNTYLEAQKEVIGRPVSESAISQTNNLMVGVNTDPIWGTSYLTVDSQGHEPGPLFMVNGNSMAVKTGTAQIASEKGGYLEGMQDNIYSAVAMYPAENPDFIFYMNIKIPSSTWSLTYISDVANPLITRAEQIKNQEAAASDTSGLKEGKVTIADYKDKSPGNVSDELRRSLLSPIVIGQGAKVTAQSIAKGEEVSANTRIMLLTEGDHIMPDMFKWSKEQVEQLAKWYNLKIDYQGSGDQVNTQSVVMGTKLKNNQTITVTMN from the coding sequence ATGAAAACTATTTTTCGAATAATTACTCTCCCTTTCAGACGTATTTCGAAAAAAGCGAAAAAAAGTCATCAAAGACCTGAACAAAATCGTAAACGTGTCGGTAAGAGTCTATTTGTAGTAGCTATTGCTCTGTTTGCGATTTTTATATTTCGCTTTGTCTGGATTATAACAGTTAACCAAATCGGTGGTGTGAATATCTCCGAGATGGCCAAAACAAACTATTTAAACACAACTACTGTCTATGCTAAGCGCGGAACGATTTATGATAGGAATGGAATTCCCTTAGCCGTTGATGCCAGTGATTATACGGTCTATGCAGTGCTGGATGAAACACAAGTAGATAATAACAATAATAAACTTTATGTTGACAAGTCAGATTTTGGTAAAGTGACAGACTTTTTGAATAAAGAGTTAGGTATTGACAAAACACTGATTGAGCAACAGCTTAATTCTGGAAAATCTCAAGTTCAATTTGGTTCAGCAGGAACAAAGATTCCTTTGGAAAAAATGGAACAAATGAAAAAGGATGCAGAAAATGCAGGCTTAGTTGGGATTGGCTTTACGCCTAACTTGACGCGTTCCTATCCAGAGCCTAACTATGCTTCACAATTTATTGGAATTGCGCAGCTTAAGACACCAGGTGATTCGGGTTCAGGTTTGGTAGGTATCAATGGTTTGGAAGCTTCATTTAATAATATCCTTAGTGGTACAAATGGCGAAGAAACTTATGAAAAAGACCGTTATGGTCGTCCTTTACCAGGAACAACAACTGTAAGTAAGCAAGTTAGAAATGGACAAGATTTATATACAACCTTAGATGCCCGTCTACAAAGTAATCTTGAAACACTCATGGATACAGCTGTGAAAAATTCAGGAGGTCAGCAACTCTCTGCTACCTTGATGGATGCCCATACAGGCGACATCCTTGCTACAACACAACGGCCAACATTTACTGCCAAAAACTTCAATGATAAAGCAACCAGAGAGCAACCACACTTTACGGAAAACAGTATGCTTTATCAGTCACAGTTTGAACCTGGTTCAGTAATGAAAACTTTCCTCATGGCATCAGCACTTGACAGTAATAAAGTGGATTTGAATTCAAGTTATTTCCGTCGTGTAAATCTATACGATGTTGTGATCAATGACTGGGATGTCAATGAAAGTGAAGATAGTACCTTTAAGTTACCGTCAACAGTGACTTATGCTCAAGGCTTTATGATGTCAAGTAATACGGGTATGAGCCGTATTGTTCAAAATATGGGTAAAGACCTTTGGGATAGCTACTTGCGTCGCTTCAAATTTGGTGTACCCACACGTATCGGTATGGGGGGAGAACAATTCGGTTCTCTTCCGGATGATAATGCAGTTTCTCAAGTTCAGTCTTCATTTGGACAAGGTATTAGTACCACGCAGATTCAACTCTTACGTGGCTGGACAAGCTTTGGTAATAAAGGGGAGATGCTTGAGCCTCATGTTGTAAGTAAGATTGTCGATAAAGACAAAAATACTTATCTGGAAGCACAAAAAGAAGTTATCGGTCGTCCTGTTTCGGAAAGTGCGATTAGTCAAACCAACAACCTCATGGTAGGTGTGAATACAGACCCAATATGGGGAACGTCTTATTTGACGGTGGATTCTCAAGGTCATGAGCCTGGACCACTTTTCATGGTAAACGGAAATAGTATGGCTGTGAAGACAGGTACAGCTCAGATTGCCTCAGAAAAAGGTGGCTACCTTGAGGGTATGCAGGATAACATCTACTCTGCTGTAGCTATGTACCCTGCAGAGAATCCAGACTTTATCTTCTACATGAACATTAAGATTCCATCTAGCACTTGGTCTTTGACTTATATTTCTGATGTTGCCAATCCGTTGATAACACGTGCAGAACAAATCAAGAATCAAGAAGCGGCTGCTTCGGATACTTCAGGTTTGAAAGAAGGTAAAGTTACCATTGCTGACTACAAAGATAAATCACCTGGTAATGTTTCAGATGAGCTACGTCGTAGTCTCTTATCACCAATAGTTATCGGACAAGGTGCTAAGGTAACTGCTCAATCGATAGCTAAAGGTGAAGAAGTTAGTGCCAATACACGCATTATGCTTCTCACTGAAGGAGATCATATCATGCCAGATATGTTCAAGTGGTCGAAAGAACAAGTTGAACAGCTTGCTAAATGGTACAATCTAAAAATTGATTATCAAGGTTCTGGTGACCAAGTTAACACCCAAAGTGTTGTGATGGGAACTAAACTAAAAAATAATCAGACAATCACAGTAACGATGAATTAG
- the mraY gene encoding phospho-N-acetylmuramoyl-pentapeptide-transferase, with protein MLITAFLAALVAMVLTVIGIPRFIMFFHKKKLGGQPTLEEVKQHASKSGTPTMGGLVFVVTALVVSAVFALIFAQFTPMFITAWWVLAMYSLIGFLDDFMKIFSQKNHGGLKASHKLLAQIATGIVSYLILVQVDSTNVLNILGWQIDLGWFFALFIIFWLVGWSNAVNLTDGIDGLASITVTISLGAYAIIAATQGRYDVLLIILSVIGGLLAFFFFNRKPAKIFMGDVGSLGLGGFIAIVSILLHVEWSLLLIGFIYILETVSVMMQVSYFKVTHGKRIFRMTPIHHHFELGGFSGKGKGWSEWKIDIVFWCVTLVLSTAALLIYFNI; from the coding sequence ATGTTAATCACTGCATTTTTAGCAGCTCTAGTCGCGATGGTTTTAACCGTAATCGGAATTCCACGCTTTATCATGTTTTTTCACAAGAAAAAACTTGGGGGACAACCCACTCTTGAAGAAGTAAAACAACACGCCAGTAAGTCAGGTACGCCTACAATGGGAGGTCTCGTCTTTGTAGTCACAGCGCTTGTTGTTTCAGCAGTGTTTGCCTTAATCTTCGCACAGTTTACACCGATGTTTATTACTGCATGGTGGGTGTTAGCCATGTACTCTTTGATTGGCTTCTTAGATGATTTCATGAAGATATTTAGTCAAAAGAATCATGGAGGTCTTAAAGCGAGCCATAAACTTTTGGCACAGATAGCTACGGGTATTGTTTCCTATTTGATACTCGTACAAGTAGATAGCACTAACGTTCTTAATATTTTAGGCTGGCAAATTGACTTAGGTTGGTTCTTTGCTCTCTTTATCATCTTTTGGCTCGTGGGCTGGTCAAATGCTGTAAATCTTACAGATGGTATTGATGGTTTAGCCAGTATCACAGTTACCATCTCTTTAGGTGCCTATGCTATAATTGCTGCGACTCAAGGACGCTATGATGTACTCCTCATTATATTATCTGTTATTGGTGGTTTGCTTGCTTTCTTTTTCTTCAACCGCAAACCAGCAAAAATATTTATGGGTGATGTGGGAAGTCTCGGGCTAGGCGGATTTATTGCTATTGTTTCGATACTTTTACATGTAGAATGGTCTCTTCTTTTAATCGGATTTATCTACATTCTAGAAACAGTTTCAGTTATGATGCAAGTCTCATACTTCAAGGTCACACATGGAAAACGTATTTTTCGGATGACCCCCATTCACCATCATTTCGAACTAGGCGGTTTTTCTGGTAAGGGAAAAGGCTGGAGTGAATGGAAAATAGATATTGTCTTTTGGTGTGTAACCTTAGTTTTGTCAACTGCAGCTTTACTCATTTATTTCAATATATAA
- a CDS encoding ATP-binding cassette domain-containing protein gives MALEIEKLTYYYTNPEDYLFQDVTETFHQGKLYTILGQSGSGKTTLLSLLAGLDLPKSGQIKFEGKEIKASDLTNYRKKIVSTVFQAYNLLTYMSAFENVKTAVRISKVQFEDEEHTIVESLAKVGLTEDMIYKPVSKLSGGQQQRVAIARALVLNHDIIIADEPTGNLDEKTTQQIVDLFKKIAHEDNKIVIIVTHETEVARASDTVFQLKNRKFEEVT, from the coding sequence ATGGCATTAGAAATAGAAAAACTGACTTATTACTACACCAATCCTGAAGACTATCTCTTTCAAGATGTAACAGAGACCTTCCATCAAGGAAAATTGTATACGATTCTCGGACAATCCGGAAGTGGAAAAACAACACTCTTATCCTTACTGGCTGGTTTAGACCTCCCCAAATCAGGACAAATCAAATTTGAAGGGAAAGAAATCAAAGCTAGCGACTTGACGAATTATCGTAAAAAAATCGTTTCGACAGTGTTTCAAGCCTATAACTTATTGACCTATATGTCTGCTTTTGAAAATGTTAAGACCGCTGTTCGTATTTCAAAGGTACAATTCGAGGACGAAGAACATACTATTGTAGAAAGTTTAGCAAAAGTTGGATTAACTGAAGACATGATTTATAAGCCAGTCAGTAAGCTTTCTGGGGGACAACAGCAACGTGTTGCTATTGCTCGTGCTCTTGTTTTAAACCACGATATAATTATTGCCGATGAGCCTACGGGAAATCTTGATGAGAAAACGACACAGCAAATTGTCGACTTGTTTAAAAAGATTGCCCATGAGGACAATAAAATAGTTATCATTGTTACACATGAGACAGAGGTCGCACGGGCTTCGGATACAGTATTTCAGTTAAAAAACAGGAAATTTGAAGAAGTAACATGA
- a CDS encoding GTP pyrophosphokinase, which yields MNKKIITTRFEVEEFEKLKRNLVKYECALAVIMTELSNLNAYYNAYEPVNPIEHIKKRIKSPESIAGKLKKKDLPITAEAAAHYLSDIAGVRIICAYAKNIYEIVEIIKNQEAFNVVSEKDYLNHPKPSGYRSYHMILEVDLGPLFNNECCRVEIQLRTSAMDFWATLEHKVRYKYGGEMPDHLSNELQVCAEQIHALDNRMYLIHELVDMINEEEI from the coding sequence ATGAATAAAAAAATAATAACCACCCGCTTTGAAGTTGAGGAATTTGAAAAACTTAAGCGTAATTTGGTCAAATATGAATGTGCTTTAGCCGTAATCATGACTGAATTATCTAACCTCAATGCTTACTATAATGCTTATGAGCCCGTTAACCCCATTGAGCATATTAAAAAGAGAATCAAATCCCCAGAAAGTATCGCAGGCAAATTAAAGAAAAAAGATTTACCTATAACGGCGGAAGCAGCTGCTCATTATTTATCCGATATAGCAGGTGTTAGAATCATTTGTGCCTATGCCAAAAATATTTATGAAATTGTAGAGATCATTAAAAACCAAGAAGCTTTTAATGTTGTGAGTGAAAAAGATTATTTGAATCATCCAAAACCTAGTGGTTATCGCTCATACCACATGATTTTAGAAGTGGATCTTGGCCCACTTTTTAACAATGAGTGCTGTCGGGTGGAAATACAACTTCGTACTTCGGCAATGGACTTTTGGGCTACTTTAGAGCACAAGGTACGTTACAAATATGGTGGAGAAATGCCGGATCATCTCAGTAATGAACTTCAAGTCTGTGCGGAACAAATTCATGCTTTGGATAATCGGATGTATCTTATTCATGAGCTGGTAGACATGATTAATGAGGAGGAAATCTAA
- a CDS encoding response regulator transcription factor, with protein MAKTIYIADDDDNIRLAIKAFLEKEEFVVEDFSTGDELLERFNEQASDFVILDVMMPGSNGFTILKALRAQSIVPIIMLTARDSDLDYATGLDLGSDDYFTKPFSPMELVMRVKAIFRRIEFEKQKNEEVE; from the coding sequence ATGGCTAAAACAATATATATTGCGGATGACGATGACAACATACGCTTGGCAATCAAAGCTTTTTTGGAAAAAGAAGAATTTGTAGTAGAAGATTTTTCTACAGGAGATGAATTACTGGAACGCTTTAATGAACAAGCTAGTGATTTTGTTATACTTGATGTGATGATGCCCGGTTCCAATGGCTTTACAATTTTGAAAGCTCTCCGTGCTCAAAGTATTGTTCCAATTATTATGCTGACTGCACGTGATAGTGACCTTGATTACGCCACTGGCTTGGATTTGGGGAGTGATGATTACTTTACTAAACCCTTTAGTCCGATGGAACTAGTAATGCGTGTAAAAGCAATTTTCCGTCGCATTGAGTTTGAAAAGCAAAAAAATGAAGAAGTAGAGTAG
- a CDS encoding sensor histidine kinase, translating into MIRRPPSIKTRLLLTNIGFVFFAFLWIILIFNLLINSYISNSAAKQLSQVRVYQTEATAPSGSISADLDDAPRGSLNTHPMAFDINEDYEVQNLAEVGNFEKETANNIAQALKNQKVSLSKIKNYRLDTSGSTFYIETIQQGAGQYQILYVDITGIINFTNSVNLFLVSVALAVVVILGLAVTFVTQRLIKPLSILAQFATRIGQGDFTQYEGTFQDRELAILAHNMNVAARQLDNNDKNQKMFFQNASHELRTPLMAIKSYAEGISYEVMEPKKASETILYETDRMSELVEDLLTLSRLDSLSAHQEMLSQDVRVIMRDIAKEQEIFAQQRGIKIRTNFDKKAVMLTCDYKALRRAISNLVSNAMRYVESEIVLTCLNKGQEITISVANDGTIIDPETLPHIFERFYKGSGGVHGIGLAIVKTIVEQHQGKIFVESEANQTVFTMVFTKTSRKTLEKKQ; encoded by the coding sequence ATGATAAGAAGACCACCGAGTATTAAAACACGCTTGCTTCTTACAAATATTGGATTTGTTTTTTTTGCCTTTCTTTGGATTATATTGATTTTTAATCTTTTGATTAATAGTTATATTAGTAATTCTGCTGCAAAGCAGCTGTCCCAAGTGAGAGTTTATCAGACCGAAGCTACGGCTCCTTCAGGTAGCATATCGGCGGATTTAGATGATGCGCCACGAGGTAGCTTAAACACTCATCCGATGGCTTTCGACATTAATGAGGACTATGAAGTTCAGAATTTAGCAGAAGTAGGTAACTTTGAAAAAGAAACAGCAAATAATATTGCTCAAGCTCTAAAAAATCAAAAAGTATCTCTGAGTAAAATTAAAAATTATCGACTGGATACTTCAGGAAGTACTTTTTATATTGAAACAATTCAGCAAGGTGCAGGGCAGTATCAAATTTTATATGTTGATATAACAGGAATCATTAATTTCACAAATTCGGTTAATTTATTCTTGGTTTCCGTGGCGCTAGCTGTAGTTGTGATTCTTGGTTTAGCAGTGACTTTTGTGACACAAAGACTAATTAAACCATTATCTATCTTGGCACAATTTGCGACACGTATCGGGCAAGGGGACTTTACTCAATATGAAGGGACATTCCAAGATCGTGAGTTGGCTATTTTGGCTCATAATATGAATGTAGCCGCACGGCAGCTAGATAATAATGATAAAAACCAAAAAATGTTCTTCCAAAATGCCTCTCACGAACTTCGTACTCCTTTAATGGCCATTAAAAGTTATGCAGAAGGTATTTCCTATGAGGTAATGGAGCCGAAAAAAGCCAGTGAAACCATTCTTTATGAAACAGATCGGATGAGTGAACTCGTGGAAGACCTGCTTACCCTCTCTCGTCTGGATAGTCTTAGCGCACATCAAGAGATGTTGAGCCAAGATGTGCGCGTGATTATGCGCGATATTGCTAAAGAACAAGAAATCTTTGCTCAGCAAAGAGGAATAAAAATAAGAACCAACTTTGACAAAAAAGCAGTGATGCTGACATGCGATTATAAAGCTTTGCGTCGAGCCATCAGTAATCTTGTATCAAACGCTATGCGCTATGTAGAGTCGGAAATTGTCTTGACCTGTCTCAATAAGGGACAAGAAATTACTATTTCTGTGGCAAATGACGGTACAATAATAGACCCAGAAACACTGCCTCATATTTTTGAAAGATTTTATAAGGGTTCAGGCGGCGTTCATGGTATTGGCTTAGCTATTGTAAAGACAATCGTTGAGCAGCACCAAGGAAAAATTTTTGTTGAGAGTGAAGCGAACCAAACGGTATTTACAATGGTTTTTACCAAAACTTCAAGAAAAACGCTTGAAAAGAAACAATAA
- the rplS gene encoding 50S ribosomal protein L19: MSISLIESINAGQLRSDIPEFRAGDTVRVHAKVVEGTRERIQMFEGVVIARKGSGISETYTVRKISNGVGVERIFPLHTPRVEKIEVIRHGRVRRAKLYYLRALQGKAARIPERRK; the protein is encoded by the coding sequence ATGTCTATTTCATTGATCGAATCTATCAATGCAGGTCAACTTCGTTCAGATATCCCTGAATTCCGCGCTGGAGACACTGTACGTGTTCACGCTAAAGTTGTCGAAGGAACTCGCGAACGTATCCAAATGTTCGAAGGTGTCGTTATCGCTCGTAAAGGTTCTGGTATCTCAGAAACTTACACTGTTCGTAAAATCTCAAACGGTGTTGGTGTAGAACGTATCTTCCCACTTCACACTCCACGTGTTGAAAAAATCGAAGTTATCCGTCACGGTCGTGTACGTCGTGCTAAACTTTACTACTTGCGTGCATTGCAAGGTAAAGCAGCTCGTATCCCTGAACGTCGTAAATAA
- a CDS encoding helix-turn-helix domain-containing protein, which translates to MTTFERIKILAEKRKINLKSLASNLGFSENYFYNMKNTQSSPSSEILTKVADYFHVSVDYLLGREEIADIPYLTVEQILDSIENYSGGELNESDREMLRIIIEAKKAAINKEIKNRNISEP; encoded by the coding sequence ATGACTACTTTTGAAAGAATAAAAATATTAGCAGAGAAACGAAAAATAAACTTGAAATCTCTCGCATCAAACCTTGGTTTTAGTGAAAATTATTTTTATAATATGAAAAATACCCAATCTTCACCCTCTTCGGAAATACTAACTAAGGTAGCCGACTACTTCCACGTTTCCGTCGATTATCTTCTAGGACGTGAAGAAATTGCTGATATACCGTACTTGACAGTAGAACAAATATTAGACAGTATAGAAAACTATTCTGGTGGTGAATTAAATGAGTCCGATCGTGAAATGTTACGTATTATTATTGAGGCTAAGAAAGCTGCTATAAATAAAGAAATAAAAAATAGGAATATCAGTGAACCATAA
- a CDS encoding type II CAAX prenyl endopeptidase Rce1 family protein, with product MLELFKTTKINLWSFLAATGIIALGDWGVMTAQGESVLSLFNFTFLTIAGLLSLTILLGWPGVKKLFKKMSKGDWKWIAFAILAEIILTYGFAFIGDFFKQSLADNAGVEELGSIFDLFISIPFISMSLVGEELFIATLFILVFMIANKFGGEKQTIIIAAIASLAIFGLSHYGVYDGNLYQCIVVIGMAHIPTMYAWLKTETLWVPILIHVIYDVLLLSLSTLLA from the coding sequence ATGTTAGAACTTTTTAAAACAACAAAAATAAATCTGTGGTCATTTTTAGCTGCTACAGGTATTATAGCATTAGGCGATTGGGGAGTCATGACTGCTCAGGGCGAAAGTGTGTTGAGTTTATTTAACTTTACATTTTTAACAATAGCAGGGCTTCTTTCCTTAACCATCTTGCTTGGCTGGCCCGGTGTAAAAAAATTATTTAAAAAAATGAGTAAAGGTGATTGGAAATGGATAGCTTTTGCCATTCTTGCAGAAATAATTTTGACATACGGCTTTGCGTTTATAGGGGACTTTTTCAAACAGTCGCTGGCTGATAATGCAGGTGTAGAAGAGCTCGGTTCAATATTTGATTTGTTCATTTCCATTCCCTTTATAAGTATGAGTCTTGTGGGAGAAGAGTTATTTATTGCTACCTTATTTATTTTAGTCTTCATGATAGCGAATAAATTTGGAGGAGAAAAACAAACAATCATAATCGCAGCAATAGCTTCATTAGCAATATTTGGTCTCAGTCATTATGGTGTTTATGACGGAAATTTATATCAATGTATTGTGGTAATTGGAATGGCCCATATCCCCACGATGTATGCCTGGTTAAAAACTGAAACACTATGGGTGCCTATCCTCATACATGTTATATATGATGTGTTGCTGCTTTCGCTTTCTACATTATTAGCTTAG
- a CDS encoding YxeA family protein gives MKKVLLGLVAVALLLIGGGYTWYHSQYGGQDYYIQIHKDGEKLTQKTQDGGTWHGFGYDEKAYSKTGQEKELKFTTVRNLRQEAYLKLIWNRKNGVISWEEVQKKDVPEKALNNI, from the coding sequence ATGAAAAAAGTATTACTAGGTTTAGTTGCAGTGGCACTATTACTTATTGGCGGTGGTTATACATGGTATCACTCACAATATGGAGGACAAGATTACTATATACAAATACATAAAGATGGAGAAAAACTGACGCAGAAAACCCAAGATGGTGGGACTTGGCACGGTTTTGGCTATGATGAAAAAGCATACAGTAAAACAGGGCAAGAAAAAGAGTTGAAATTTACGACTGTTCGCAATCTCAGACAGGAGGCTTACCTGAAGCTCATCTGGAATCGAAAAAATGGGGTCATAAGCTGGGAAGAAGTTCAAAAGAAAGATGTACCAGAAAAAGCACTAAATAATATTTAG
- a CDS encoding VOC family protein, producing MMQVLTAVKNRYLYKKVKKAREGWHPYLTLDNSKEALKYYEEVFGAQSITQVPLHSDFADDFGVEADKTSDWTVHSQFEVLGTTIMAADNFHKDRLSYSQPAVLIDLHTEDERAMTQAKEFWEKIVRSDRVTINTKFEKQFWGGTMGHITDEYGVCWLIHVHPCL from the coding sequence ATGATGCAAGTCTTGACAGCAGTGAAGAACAGATATTTATATAAGAAAGTAAAAAAAGCAAGAGAAGGTTGGCATCCATATTTAACTTTAGATAACTCAAAAGAAGCGCTTAAGTATTATGAAGAAGTTTTTGGAGCTCAAAGTATCACTCAAGTGCCGCTTCACAGCGATTTTGCAGATGATTTTGGAGTAGAAGCTGACAAGACAAGTGATTGGACGGTACACTCGCAATTTGAAGTTTTGGGTACGACAATTATGGCTGCAGATAATTTTCACAAGGATAGACTGTCTTACAGTCAACCCGCAGTGTTAATAGATCTGCACACAGAAGATGAGCGAGCAATGACTCAAGCAAAAGAATTTTGGGAAAAAATTGTAAGGTCTGATAGAGTAACGATAAACACCAAATTTGAAAAACAATTTTGGGGTGGCACTATGGGTCATATAACAGATGAATATGGCGTCTGTTGGCTTATCCATGTCCATCCTTGCTTATAA
- a CDS encoding alpha/beta hydrolase → MVKRISLEQAALEFSEANAPHPRIYELPVDEGRDLLNEVQDSPVEKAEVNIEDIDVDTGEWGKINVRFVRPLDQNKKLPVIFYIHGAGWVFGNAHTHDKLIRELAVSTNSVVVFPEYSLSPEAKYPTAIEQNYAVLQSLKNLAEEKQLDLSRLTVAGDSVGGNMATVMTIMTKQRGGQSIKQQLLYYPVTDANFDTESYNEFGENYFLTKEGMKWFWDQYTTSDKERAEITASPLQATKEDLTSLPPALIITGEADVLRDEGENYARKLREAGVEVTQVRFQAIIHDFVMVNSMNETNATRGAMLLSTNWLKSQNNK, encoded by the coding sequence ATGGTTAAAAGAATTTCTTTAGAACAAGCAGCGCTCGAATTTAGTGAAGCAAATGCACCTCACCCGCGTATTTATGAACTTCCTGTTGATGAAGGCAGAGACTTATTGAATGAGGTACAGGATTCACCTGTGGAAAAAGCAGAAGTGAATATTGAAGATATAGATGTTGATACAGGTGAATGGGGAAAAATTAATGTCCGTTTTGTTCGCCCTCTTGATCAAAATAAAAAATTACCCGTCATATTTTATATTCACGGGGCAGGTTGGGTCTTTGGCAATGCACATACGCATGACAAACTTATCCGTGAATTAGCTGTGAGTACGAATTCGGTTGTCGTTTTTCCAGAGTATTCGCTCTCTCCCGAAGCAAAATATCCCACAGCAATAGAGCAAAACTATGCTGTATTACAGAGTTTAAAGAATCTTGCAGAAGAGAAACAGCTTGACCTGAGTCGTTTAACTGTGGCAGGTGATTCTGTGGGTGGAAATATGGCCACTGTCATGACTATTATGACAAAGCAAAGAGGTGGTCAAAGCATTAAGCAACAGCTTTTATATTATCCGGTCACTGATGCGAACTTTGACACAGAGTCTTATAATGAATTCGGGGAAAATTATTTTTTAACTAAAGAAGGTATGAAATGGTTCTGGGATCAATATACGACAAGTGATAAAGAGAGAGCAGAAATAACTGCCTCACCACTTCAAGCAACAAAAGAAGATTTGACAAGCCTTCCACCCGCTCTAATTATAACTGGAGAAGCAGATGTACTTCGAGACGAAGGCGAAAACTATGCGCGCAAGTTAAGAGAAGCTGGTGTAGAAGTGACTCAAGTTCGTTTTCAAGCGATCATCCATGACTTTGTAATGGTAAATTCAATGAACGAAACAAATGCTACACGTGGGGCAATGCTACTTTCTACAAATTGGCTTAAGAGTCAGAATAACAAGTAA